In Halorubellus sp. JP-L1, one DNA window encodes the following:
- a CDS encoding fibronectin type III domain-containing protein, which produces MPVTTQTELPGVQNLRADASESSLLTALVDDTITHGTYRWQYRVYNSGDDWTELGTTDHDTNDLAITGLTVGEEYAIRARTETEHAITAYVEISPVRLIAGPTDLSTDTVTASSVDLSWTDNTTTEDDYVLLRAREYADGFEPYREHTVLAPDTTAYTDTALVPGETYRYKVRVRTEHVFADSGVEEITAGSIGLEQGRVPASGWHVELEHPDGRTVRPTVAGDPERSPALNGLPTVRIPVEDDRDWTASGWEQAAMRVWHDGRREPIDEVTDIDVDVGEATAVLEGVGGTELEQTVEVSVDSQPGHDLATDLITDNTPYAANVDDPASNSQGETLMQAADSSADFSGVTTLSSTDPVVIEGGELALAQSCWVTEGENATVQGGGNIPLSGASNGAVHQLDAAGEYLELDFDVDYRVPASAIAVAVRMWEDSGSPAWTAYLNGDPIDTVSGGVGINKDWDFLDGSTFDGDGYDGPDLTPGGNPHTFRLEVDSAASDEELFVDVIAPHDSRFSYTFDNTLDSNDALAGPEKKPDEFDVVFDVATSVYSVTDGRVVLEMDDVSGAQAVAASNDGGSTWTEASNTETLDTTFGSAGSSIRARVTLSRYGSSSTTPTQGTQGQAIDSINVYAELEDIPVVENRRLEGSLVDVLSEIARDGDYIWEYRRNADGTESVEWTQPGQRSGELRGAVTNASVTKQTGQFTTKAIVEGSAQQRSGERVSLPHGTWVALDHDRVKPGKEAVRDPSTGDEYTRGADYEIDNLDGELKALSSGSITDGQEVAVDYPFETRGEYASGQWSGDARELTKQTFPGLTTDRACQQGALRIVQETSEPLWEAEVTVENQVGWRLVEAINPDVLPGDEALEVWSVEASPQGVRLFLGSRPRLSEVVDRLERRVEATSRRV; this is translated from the coding sequence ATGCCAGTTACAACTCAAACAGAGCTACCGGGCGTCCAGAACCTACGAGCAGATGCCTCAGAATCGAGTTTACTCACCGCCCTCGTCGACGACACTATCACGCACGGCACGTACCGCTGGCAGTACCGTGTCTACAACTCCGGCGACGACTGGACGGAACTCGGCACTACTGACCACGATACCAACGACCTGGCCATCACGGGGCTGACTGTCGGCGAGGAGTACGCGATTCGAGCCCGCACCGAAACCGAACACGCAATCACGGCGTACGTAGAAATCTCACCGGTCAGATTGATTGCCGGCCCTACCGACCTCTCCACAGACACCGTGACGGCATCAAGCGTCGACCTCTCCTGGACGGACAACACCACCACCGAGGATGACTACGTCCTGCTGCGCGCTCGCGAGTACGCCGATGGCTTCGAACCGTACCGCGAGCACACCGTCCTCGCCCCCGACACGACGGCGTACACGGACACCGCGCTGGTGCCGGGCGAGACGTACCGGTACAAGGTCCGCGTCCGGACCGAGCACGTCTTCGCCGACAGCGGCGTCGAGGAGATCACGGCGGGGTCGATCGGGCTCGAGCAGGGCCGCGTCCCGGCGAGCGGCTGGCACGTCGAGCTCGAGCATCCCGACGGGCGGACGGTGCGGCCGACGGTCGCGGGCGACCCCGAGCGGTCCCCCGCGTTGAACGGTCTGCCGACGGTGCGGATCCCCGTGGAGGACGACCGGGACTGGACCGCGTCGGGGTGGGAGCAGGCCGCGATGCGCGTCTGGCACGACGGCAGGCGGGAGCCGATCGACGAGGTCACGGACATCGACGTCGACGTCGGCGAGGCGACGGCCGTCCTGGAGGGCGTCGGCGGCACCGAACTCGAGCAGACCGTGGAGGTGTCGGTCGACTCCCAGCCCGGGCACGACCTCGCCACCGACCTCATCACGGACAACACGCCGTATGCGGCGAACGTCGACGACCCCGCGTCGAACAGTCAGGGCGAGACGCTGATGCAGGCCGCGGACTCCTCGGCGGACTTCTCGGGCGTGACGACACTGTCGTCGACGGACCCGGTCGTGATCGAGGGTGGCGAGCTGGCGCTCGCGCAGTCGTGCTGGGTGACCGAAGGCGAGAACGCGACCGTCCAGGGCGGCGGGAACATCCCCCTGAGTGGGGCGTCGAACGGCGCCGTCCACCAGCTCGACGCCGCCGGCGAGTACCTGGAGCTGGACTTCGATGTCGACTACCGCGTGCCCGCGTCAGCGATCGCGGTCGCCGTCCGGATGTGGGAGGATAGTGGGTCGCCGGCGTGGACGGCGTACTTGAACGGTGACCCGATCGACACCGTCTCGGGTGGCGTCGGGATCAACAAGGACTGGGACTTCCTCGACGGGTCGACGTTCGACGGCGACGGCTACGACGGCCCGGACCTCACCCCGGGCGGGAACCCGCACACGTTCCGCCTCGAGGTCGACTCTGCTGCCTCCGACGAGGAGTTGTTCGTGGACGTCATCGCGCCCCACGACTCCCGATTCTCGTACACGTTCGACAACACGCTCGATAGCAATGACGCCCTCGCGGGGCCGGAGAAGAAACCCGACGAGTTCGATGTCGTGTTCGATGTCGCGACGAGTGTGTATTCCGTGACGGACGGCCGTGTGGTTCTTGAGATGGATGACGTATCGGGTGCACAGGCAGTTGCGGCCTCGAACGACGGTGGGTCGACGTGGACGGAAGCATCCAACACCGAGACTCTCGACACAACGTTCGGGAGCGCTGGCAGCAGCATCCGTGCTCGGGTGACGCTATCCAGGTATGGTTCGTCGTCGACGACGCCGACGCAGGGGACGCAGGGGCAGGCGATCGACTCCATCAACGTCTACGCCGAGCTCGAAGACATCCCAGTCGTGGAGAACCGGCGCCTCGAGGGGAGCCTCGTCGACGTCCTCTCGGAGATCGCGCGGGACGGCGACTACATCTGGGAGTACCGCCGCAACGCGGACGGCACCGAGAGCGTGGAGTGGACCCAACCCGGCCAGCGCTCGGGCGAGCTCCGCGGCGCCGTCACGAACGCGAGCGTGACGAAGCAGACCGGCCAATTCACGACGAAGGCGATCGTCGAAGGCTCCGCGCAGCAGCGGAGCGGGGAGCGCGTCTCCCTCCCCCACGGCACGTGGGTCGCGCTCGATCACGACCGAGTCAAGCCTGGGAAGGAGGCGGTCCGTGACCCGAGTACGGGCGACGAGTACACGCGGGGGGCGGACTACGAGATCGACAACCTCGACGGGGAGCTGAAGGCGCTCTCGTCAGGGTCGATCACGGACGGGCAGGAGGTGGCGGTCGACTACCCGTTCGAGACCCGCGGCGAGTACGCGAGTGGGCAGTGGTCGGGGGATGCGCGCGAGCTCACGAAGCAGACGTTCCCGGGGTTGACGACGGATCGGGCGTGCCAGCAGGGTGCGCTCCGGATCGTTCAGGAGACGAGCGAGCCGCTCTGGGAGGCCGAGGTCACGGTCGAGAATCAGGTCGGGTGGCGGCTCGTCGAGGCGATCAACCCCGACGTCCTCCCGGGCGACGAAGCGCTCGAGGTGTGGTCCGTGGAGGCGTCGCCGCAGGGCGTCCGGCTATTCCTGGGCTCGCGGCCGCGGCTGTCGGAGGTCGTCGATCGCCTCGAGCGCCGGGTCGAGGCGACGAGCCGCCGTGTGTAG
- a CDS encoding fibronectin type III domain-containing protein — translation MPTAPSNLAASRGGIGEIALAWTNTETYETVEVYRSATPGSVVDDYELAEVVDGTTEAYTDTDRRDGERLYYRVAGVTNGTRSTLSNEADTVTRLPTPMDLAAAPGSTSIDVSWTTNHDAGWTRVEYRPSDVDTWTQGPTVDVDDDSTATLTGLRTGEEYKVRALAITEHLERVDGTLYVLAGETEPVVNDDSTEFYAQIVWEETGQLVIEDAATIGLTEI, via the coding sequence ATGCCTACTGCACCCAGTAATCTGGCGGCCAGTCGCGGCGGCATCGGCGAGATCGCCCTCGCCTGGACGAATACCGAGACCTACGAAACCGTCGAAGTGTATCGTTCGGCGACGCCGGGCTCGGTTGTCGACGACTACGAGCTCGCGGAGGTCGTGGACGGCACGACGGAGGCGTACACGGACACGGACCGCCGTGACGGGGAGCGCCTGTACTACCGCGTCGCTGGCGTTACAAACGGAACACGGTCGACGCTTTCGAATGAGGCGGACACAGTCACGAGACTCCCGACGCCGATGGACCTCGCTGCCGCACCGGGATCAACCTCGATTGACGTGTCGTGGACGACGAATCACGACGCTGGGTGGACGCGAGTTGAGTACCGGCCGTCAGACGTCGACACCTGGACGCAGGGCCCTACCGTCGACGTCGACGACGACTCCACGGCCACCCTCACTGGGCTTCGAACTGGCGAAGAGTACAAAGTTCGCGCCCTTGCGATCACCGAGCACCTCGAACGGGTCGACGGCACGCTTTACGTGCTCGCTGGCGAAACTGAGCCGGTTGTGAACGACGATAGCACTGAGTTCTATGCCCAGATCGTGTGGGAAGAAACTGGCCAACTCGTCATCGAGGACGCCGCTACTATCGGCCTCACGGAGATATAA
- a CDS encoding phage major capsid protein translates to MSGERISSERSLNKVTTSDFSGGGLLNRQQFDEFFQIAQDSAQIMDDVRFERLKGPKQQIDRIGVGERLLREATEATAGSLNTPSTESIDMDAVKMELPWEVSMETVEDTIEGEGTADILVEKFARQFGVDSEDLAFNGDTTSGDAFLSINDGWIRDAEQQGPAANVDHQNATIDKSVFNNLMTSLDAKYRRNPEDLVFITSLNQKQNYKDYLTDRSTAAGDAMLMTGEEPTPYGRPIVTPVGFPDDRAMLTTPMNLVWGVHRDVNMRVTQEGEAVVKRDLYGIYNLLARTDYKVEAADAVALGQNIATS, encoded by the coding sequence ATGTCGGGCGAGCGCATCTCGAGCGAGCGGTCGCTCAACAAGGTCACCACGAGTGACTTCAGCGGTGGCGGTCTCCTGAACCGCCAGCAGTTCGACGAGTTCTTCCAGATCGCCCAGGACTCCGCGCAGATCATGGACGATGTCCGCTTCGAGCGCCTGAAGGGCCCGAAGCAGCAGATCGACCGCATCGGCGTCGGCGAACGCCTCCTCCGGGAGGCCACCGAGGCCACCGCGGGCTCGCTGAACACGCCGAGCACGGAGTCCATCGACATGGACGCAGTGAAGATGGAACTCCCGTGGGAGGTCTCGATGGAGACCGTCGAGGACACCATCGAAGGCGAGGGCACCGCGGACATCCTCGTCGAGAAGTTCGCCCGCCAGTTCGGTGTCGACTCCGAGGACCTCGCGTTCAACGGCGACACCACGAGCGGCGACGCGTTCCTCTCGATCAACGACGGCTGGATCAGGGACGCCGAACAGCAGGGGCCGGCGGCGAACGTCGACCATCAGAACGCGACCATCGACAAGTCGGTGTTCAACAACCTGATGACGTCGCTGGACGCGAAGTACCGCCGGAACCCCGAGGACCTCGTGTTCATCACGAGCCTCAACCAGAAGCAGAACTACAAGGACTACCTCACCGACCGGTCGACGGCGGCCGGTGACGCGATGCTGATGACGGGCGAGGAGCCGACGCCGTACGGGCGCCCGATCGTCACGCCCGTCGGGTTCCCCGACGACCGTGCGATGCTCACCACGCCCATGAACCTCGTCTGGGGCGTCCACCGTGACGTCAACATGCGCGTCACCCAGGAGGGCGAGGCGGTCGTGAAGCGCGACCTCTACGGGATCTACAACCTGCTCGCTCGCACCGACTACAAGGTCGAGGCCGCCGACGCGGTCGCGCTCGGCCAGAACATCGCGACCAGCTAA
- a CDS encoding XkdF-like putative serine protease domain-containing protein, producing the protein MTEQKSEQLTKRVAFKEADDDRQIATGVVMVPDKVDLQGDYERPDTIRDLAEGFMTRLSSGDSEGGVMHAAFPDHSTLVENTVLDEPREIGGEDVPAGAWVQSWKFDDSELWTLVRDGILSGYSIGANQVEWSDPMAQDDLPDDVAVAEGYPEDEPVWELEDAAVGEVSAVDIPAVPDAEILQTKDATEKRVADYLGDREGFMAEMAERGHSDGEAERLWNYLQRAVDEDVDVDSVDEESAGWIARAKAFFTKGPGAPAGKTDSVTDETAATDGGSSDGGKDAADEDMTNDENEPPEWAKDLQDSIEANSERIEDALEASDDDGGEKNAGGEGEEGGEKDAFAEAPEWAKALKEETEKNAQRIDDVAMASGTSQQIDGAGASQPSNRKYSSDWDKTLGLPNGGDA; encoded by the coding sequence ATGACCGAGCAGAAGAGCGAACAGCTCACCAAGCGCGTCGCGTTCAAAGAGGCCGACGACGACCGCCAGATCGCGACCGGCGTCGTGATGGTCCCCGACAAGGTGGACCTCCAGGGCGACTACGAGCGCCCCGATACCATCCGCGACCTCGCGGAGGGCTTCATGACGCGCCTTTCGAGCGGCGACTCCGAAGGCGGTGTGATGCACGCGGCCTTCCCGGACCACTCGACGCTCGTCGAGAACACCGTCCTGGACGAACCACGCGAGATCGGGGGCGAAGACGTGCCCGCCGGCGCGTGGGTGCAGAGCTGGAAGTTCGACGATAGCGAGCTCTGGACGCTCGTCCGCGACGGCATCCTCTCGGGGTACTCGATCGGCGCGAACCAGGTCGAGTGGAGCGACCCCATGGCACAGGACGACCTCCCGGACGACGTTGCTGTCGCAGAGGGCTATCCTGAGGACGAACCGGTCTGGGAGCTCGAGGATGCGGCCGTCGGTGAGGTGTCGGCGGTCGACATCCCGGCAGTGCCGGACGCGGAGATCCTCCAGACCAAGGACGCGACCGAGAAGCGTGTCGCAGACTACCTCGGCGACCGTGAGGGCTTCATGGCGGAGATGGCCGAGCGTGGCCACTCCGACGGCGAGGCCGAGCGCCTCTGGAACTACCTCCAGCGCGCCGTCGACGAAGACGTCGACGTCGACAGCGTCGACGAGGAGTCAGCGGGCTGGATCGCTCGCGCGAAGGCGTTCTTCACGAAGGGCCCCGGCGCGCCCGCCGGTAAGACGGACAGTGTGACAGACGAGACGGCCGCCACGGATGGCGGCAGTTCTGACGGTGGCAAAGACGCCGCCGACGAAGACATGACGAACGACGAGAACGAGCCCCCTGAGTGGGCCAAGGACCTGCAGGACAGCATCGAAGCAAACAGCGAGCGGATCGAGGACGCCCTCGAGGCCAGCGACGACGACGGCGGTGAGAAGAACGCCGGCGGTGAAGGCGAGGAGGGCGGCGAGAAGGACGCATTCGCCGAGGCCCCGGAGTGGGCGAAGGCGCTCAAGGAGGAGACCGAGAAGAACGCCCAGCGGATCGACGACGTCGCGATGGCGTCCGGCACCAGCCAGCAGATCGACGGCGCCGGCGCGAGCCAGCCGTCCAACCGGAAGTACTCGAGCGACTGGGACAAGACCCTCGGCCTCCCCAACGGTGGTGACGCCTGA
- a CDS encoding phage portal protein: protein MTDDIETGAYSEGSYRSITKDVAAKAEETQQLDDKYKEKIRGGAIQPPFYPPQMARLLEINPTHAKCCFSKSRNVAGYGLEIVPHPDVDEPDESQRQIAEDFWHNEDSTWQVGPVDSERSTPADVLEMAWTDYEAIGWLSIELLTSTDGTPTGLAWVPAMTIRRRRDKPGYVQLRRNRLQYFGNAGDRYESPGAFVDSETGESGRSVANPANELIFKRNHSPLYTHYGAPDIVPAIPTVQGDDAAREFNIDFFENNAVPRMAVIVEGGELTEGARKDIHDLLHGMKEEDHRTVVLEAEKLLEDTGQIRMDEDADDLKIRVEPLTVGINEDASFQEFRDRNEHEILKTHDVPPIEAGQIKSGAFSTDAEAQRKGYIETVIQPKQDQFAQLLYETVHDALGVTDYTIEFQTRGVDSRLTDANVAQTRIAAARGAMTVNEARAELDLEPLDDEEMGETLLANIEDTSTDPRRDPNRAKSLEAVTPPESNSLGKRTDVTLKGQVETMQFDSSNLRAGLYDRSSNDLYIKFRRDEGMDPIYIYRFVTPSTWEELKDATSHGSYHYHNIRMAYPYERIGMGEWPQTGRAAPSENATVRRFIET, encoded by the coding sequence ATGACTGACGACATCGAAACTGGCGCATACAGCGAGGGGTCGTACCGGTCGATCACCAAGGACGTCGCGGCGAAGGCCGAGGAGACCCAGCAGCTCGACGATAAGTACAAGGAGAAGATCCGCGGCGGTGCCATCCAGCCGCCGTTCTACCCGCCGCAGATGGCGCGACTCCTCGAGATCAACCCCACGCACGCGAAGTGCTGCTTCTCGAAGTCTCGGAACGTCGCCGGCTACGGCCTCGAGATCGTGCCGCATCCCGACGTCGACGAGCCCGACGAGAGCCAGCGCCAGATCGCCGAGGACTTCTGGCATAACGAGGACTCGACGTGGCAGGTCGGCCCTGTCGACTCCGAACGCTCCACGCCCGCGGACGTCCTCGAGATGGCGTGGACTGACTACGAAGCGATCGGGTGGCTCTCCATCGAACTCCTTACCAGCACGGACGGAACGCCGACCGGGCTGGCGTGGGTGCCCGCGATGACCATCCGCCGCCGTCGCGATAAGCCCGGATACGTGCAGCTGCGGCGGAACCGCCTCCAGTACTTCGGGAACGCCGGCGATCGCTACGAGAGTCCGGGGGCGTTCGTCGACAGCGAGACCGGTGAGAGCGGGCGCTCGGTCGCGAACCCCGCGAACGAACTCATCTTCAAGCGCAACCACAGTCCGCTCTACACGCACTACGGCGCGCCCGACATCGTCCCCGCAATCCCTACCGTCCAGGGCGACGACGCGGCCCGGGAGTTCAACATCGACTTCTTCGAGAACAACGCCGTCCCCCGGATGGCCGTCATCGTCGAGGGCGGCGAGCTCACCGAGGGCGCCCGCAAGGACATCCACGACCTCCTCCACGGGATGAAGGAGGAAGATCACCGGACAGTCGTCCTGGAGGCGGAAAAACTCCTCGAGGACACGGGCCAGATCCGGATGGACGAGGACGCGGACGACCTGAAGATCCGCGTCGAGCCGCTGACGGTCGGCATCAACGAGGACGCGAGCTTCCAGGAGTTCCGCGATCGCAACGAGCACGAGATCCTGAAGACCCACGACGTCCCGCCGATCGAGGCCGGCCAGATCAAGAGCGGGGCGTTCTCGACGGACGCGGAGGCCCAGCGCAAGGGCTACATCGAGACGGTCATCCAGCCGAAGCAAGACCAGTTCGCACAGCTCCTCTACGAGACGGTCCACGACGCGCTCGGCGTCACCGACTACACGATCGAGTTCCAGACGCGCGGCGTCGACAGCCGACTGACGGACGCGAACGTCGCCCAGACACGCATCGCGGCCGCCCGTGGCGCGATGACGGTGAACGAAGCCCGCGCCGAGCTCGACCTGGAGCCGCTCGACGACGAGGAGATGGGGGAGACGCTGCTCGCGAACATCGAGGACACCAGCACGGATCCACGCCGCGACCCGAATCGAGCGAAGTCCCTTGAGGCGGTGACGCCGCCGGAATCGAACTCGCTCGGGAAGCGCACGGATGTCACGTTGAAAGGCCAGGTCGAGACGATGCAGTTCGACTCCTCGAATCTCCGCGCCGGGCTCTACGATCGGTCGTCGAACGACCTCTACATCAAGTTCCGGCGCGACGAGGGCATGGACCCGATCTACATCTACCGGTTCGTGACGCCGTCGACGTGGGAGGAACTCAAGGACGCCACGTCGCACGGGAGCTACCACTACCACAACATCCGGATGGCGTACCCCTACGAGCGCATCGGGATGGGCGAGTGGCCCCAGACCGGGCGCGCGGCGCCATCCGAGAACGCCACCGTGAGGCGGTTCATCGAGACGTAG